A window of Chaetodon auriga isolate fChaAug3 chromosome 2, fChaAug3.hap1, whole genome shotgun sequence contains these coding sequences:
- the pltp gene encoding phospholipid transfer protein, whose translation MISCLLSLIFLLPFVSSIMAATQPAGCKIRITDRGLEMLKFETQKFVEEELSNISMPEMKGKEGRFQYTITNVKITDLNLTHVDLQFIPEVGLLFDVQNSSISLSFHRRILYWFFYDTGNINASADGVNINTVLNLIRDDEGRLKINNITCDAKISKMRAQFSGTLGRVYDFLASFLTTGMRFLLNQQICPALNHAALVHVNSMLETIPVRTEVDQFIGIDYSLVDDPVVTSRSLDMHFRGMFFDLSDQNDTLANYAVDPVIREYDRMVYLALSEFFFDSGMFSYYKAGIFQMNIVNEKMPKDLEMLLRTTYFGAIMMLNPALVDAPLSLQLAVNSPPKTSIKTSGATVVMTAIVKVMVLPPGQPPVQLSSMTMESKFNAKVSMKGKRLAVHADLRRFKIFSNQSALESLALIPLQAPLKTMLQMSVVPLINNWTKRGVRIPLADGMDFIEEVVEYHNGFIVIGANLQFSKGLREMIAGNTQPDTV comes from the exons ATGATTTCCTGTCTGTTGTCCCTCATATTCCTCCTCCCTTTTGTGTCCTCCATCATGGCTGCCACCCAACCTGCTGGCTGCAAAATTCGCATCACTGACAGGGGACTAGAGATGT TGAAGTTTGAGACTCAAAAGTTTGTTGAAGAGGAGCTAAGCAACATCAGTATGCCAGAGATGAAGGGCAAAGAAGGACGCTTCCAATATACCATCACTAA tgtgAAGATAACAGATTTGAATCTGACTCATGTTGACCTGCAGTTCATTCCTGAAGTGgggctgctgtttgatgtccaGAACTCATCGAtctcactgagtttccacagaCGGATCCTCTACTGGTTCTT TTATGACACAGGAAACATCAACGCATCGGCTGATGGAGTGAACATCAATACAGTTCTGAACCTGATCAGAGACGATGAAGGACGACTGAAGATCAATAACATCACCTGTGATGCCAAAATCTCCAAAATGAGGGCACAGTTCAGTGGAACACTGGG gagAGTTTACGACTTCCTGGCCAGCTTTCTAACAACAGGCATGCGCTTCCTCCTCAACCAACAG ATCTGCCCCGCTCTAAATCATGCTGCTTTAGTCCATGTGAACTCGATGTTGGAGACGATCCCTGTGAGGACAGAGGTTGATCAATTTATTGGGATCGATTATTCTCTGGTTGATGATCCAGTGGTGACGTCCAGGAGCCTCGACATGCACTTCAGG GGGATGTTTTTCGACCTATCTGATCAGAATGACACACTGGCGAACTACGCCGTTGACCCGGTCATCAGAGAGTACGACAGGATGGTTTATCTTGCTCTGTCCGAGTTTTTCTTCGACAGTGGAATGTTTTCTTACTACAAAGCAGGAATCTTCCAGATGAACATCGTCAATGAGAAG ATGCCCAAAGACCTGGAGATGTTGTTGAGAACCACCTACTTCGGAGCCATCATGATGCTG AACCCGGCTCTGGTGGACGCTCCGCTCTCTTTGCAACTCGCCGTCAACTCACCTCCCAAAACCTCCATTAAGACGTCTGGGGCAACCGTTGTCATGACAGCCATTGTCAAGGTGATGGTGCTGCCCCCAGGTCAGCCTCCAGTCCAGCTCAGCAGCATGAccatg GAATCAAAATTTAACGCTAAGGTTTCAATGAAGGGAAAACGTCTGGCTGTTCATGCTGATCTCCGCag GTTTAAAATCTTTTCCAATCAATCAGCCCTGGAATCTCTGGCA ctgattCCTCTGCAGGCTCCACTGAAGACAATGTTACAGATGTCTGTGGTTCCTTTAATCAACA ACTGGACAAAGAGAGGTGTTCGGATTCCCCTGGCTGATGGGATGGATTTCATTGAAGAAGTAGTTGAATATCACAAT GGTTTCATTGTGATTGGAGCAAATCTTCAATTCAGCAAAGGACTGCGAGAGATGATTGCAGGAAACACCCAGCCAGACACTGtctaa